Genomic DNA from Jonesia denitrificans DSM 20603:
TTAGTTGTCCGAGAGTTAGAACTTGACCCCAAACGCTTCACCCCGAAAGGGGTAGCTCAACGGATTTCAGGGCTCAAAGATGAGCTCATGACGCCAGCGGACCACCTGGTTCGTGCTGGTTCCAATGATTACGAGGTCATGATTGGTCGGATTTTTGAGCGCTATCAGCAGCGACTCGCGACCGCCCATGCCTTGGACTTTGATGACATCATTGTGCGCACCGTTGATCTGTTGCGGCAGTTCCCCGAAGTGCGTGACCACTATCAACGCAGGTTCCGGCACATCCTTGTTGATGAGTACCAGGACACAAACCATGCGCAATATGCGCTGATTCGGGAGTTGGTGGGCACCGATCATGATGGTCTCACCGCGAGTGAGCTGACTGTTGTTGGTGACTCTGACCAGTCGATTTACGCATTCCGTGGCGCGTCAATCCGTAACATTTTGGAGTTTGAGCAGGATTACCCTCAAGCGCGCACCATTTTGTTGGAGCAAAACTACCGTTCCACCCAGACTATATTGTCGGCAGCCAACGCAGTCATTTCGCGGAACAATGACCGTCGCCCAAAGAAGCTGTGGACTGCTGCCGGTGACGGCCCAGCAATCGTTGGCTACGTGGGAGATACGGAACACGACGAAGCACGATGGATCGCACGAGAAATTGATTCCCTCATGGACAAACACGGTGTGCGCCCTGGAGACGTCGCCGTGTTTTACCGGACAAATAACCAATCTCGAGCGCTCGAGGAAGTGCTCATCCGAGTAGGTTTACCGTACAAAGTTGTGGGTGGCACCCGCTTCTATGAGCGCAAAGAAATCAAGGACGTTCTTGCCTACCTTCATGCGGTGAATAACAGTGACGACGACGTCAACGTGCGACGCATCATCAATGTGCCCAAACGAGGGTTGGGCGACCGCAGTGAGGCAGTGATCGCCCAGTTTGCTGCCGCCCACGACATATCATTTGCTGATGCGCTTCGCCGTATTGACACGATCCCTGGGCTGACAGCACGGTCAACAAAACCCGCGCGAGCGTTTGCTCAGTTGCTCGACACGTGGCAGCAAAACGTGGATCAAGGGGTCGGCCCGGCAGGGCTTATTTCGGCGATTCTTGATGACACGGGGTACTTGGAGTTACTCCGTGATAGTGAGGACCCACAGGATCAGTCCCGAGTAGAAAACCTTGCAGAACTTCATGCAGTGGCCATGGAATACGAAAAAGAGGACCCCGAGGGAGGCCTTGGAGGATTCCTTGAACGGGTGTCATTGGTCGCAGACGCAGATTCTGTACCGTCAAGTGACGACGCAGGTCATGAAGACACTCCGGTTGTTGACCCTGGAGTGATCACACTGATGACCTTGCATACAGCCAAAGGACTGGAGTTTCCGGTGGCATTTCTCACCGGTTTAGAAGACGGGACCTTCCCCCATATGCGTGCACTCCTTGATGACAGCGAACTGTCAGAGGAGCGGCGTCTTGCCTACGTTGGCGTGACTCGTGCGCGCGAACGTCTCTACCTTACTCGTGCAACAACGCGGTCAGCATGGGGGAGTGCCCAACAGTTCCCGCCAAGCCGTTTCTTGGATGATATTCCTGCTGAGCTCATTGAGTGGCGGCGCCAGTATTCCACAACCG
This window encodes:
- the pcrA gene encoding DNA helicase PcrA, with protein sequence MDSLFGHLPSVTGPTSQAALPRLAPGGAWTQPTPDEPRSAFVDDAQALLTGLNPQQQAAVEHAGSPLLIVAGAGSGKTRVLTHRIAWLLATGRAWPSEILAITFTNKAAAEMRERVIQIVGPSAQRMWVSTFHSTCVRILRAHASALGLKSTFSIYDSADSQRLLGLVVRELELDPKRFTPKGVAQRISGLKDELMTPADHLVRAGSNDYEVMIGRIFERYQQRLATAHALDFDDIIVRTVDLLRQFPEVRDHYQRRFRHILVDEYQDTNHAQYALIRELVGTDHDGLTASELTVVGDSDQSIYAFRGASIRNILEFEQDYPQARTILLEQNYRSTQTILSAANAVISRNNDRRPKKLWTAAGDGPAIVGYVGDTEHDEARWIAREIDSLMDKHGVRPGDVAVFYRTNNQSRALEEVLIRVGLPYKVVGGTRFYERKEIKDVLAYLHAVNNSDDDVNVRRIINVPKRGLGDRSEAVIAQFAAAHDISFADALRRIDTIPGLTARSTKPARAFAQLLDTWQQNVDQGVGPAGLISAILDDTGYLELLRDSEDPQDQSRVENLAELHAVAMEYEKEDPEGGLGGFLERVSLVADADSVPSSDDAGHEDTPVVDPGVITLMTLHTAKGLEFPVAFLTGLEDGTFPHMRALLDDSELSEERRLAYVGVTRARERLYLTRATTRSAWGSAQQFPPSRFLDDIPAELIEWRRQYSTTEVLMNSGSRSGSSGYSGDRSRALRDDDDFGAPIGSGRSQGLPAWKKSAAAPPPARVGAPQAKDEADIPVLRQGDRVQHETFGVGRVVMVAGQGRNATATVHFETEGEKRLLLRYAPVTRIDQ